One genomic region from Proteus vulgaris encodes:
- a CDS encoding TRAP transporter small permease has product MEPSEKLPSSNDSNTPVAKKDFYTFLTSIKLKIDTIVAYFCIFLVGLMTILVTYQVVTRYLFNDPSAVSEVLSRYLFIWLILIGSAYVFGLREHIAITFMRDRMPYKVRICLEILGEFATTAFVLLVLTIGGYIGMSRQMGQLDSALQIPIGVIYAAIPISGVLSVFYCLYNQYGLVRQLSSKQKV; this is encoded by the coding sequence ATGGAACCTTCAGAGAAATTACCCTCTTCAAACGACTCTAATACGCCTGTTGCAAAAAAGGATTTTTATACTTTTTTAACAAGCATTAAGCTAAAAATAGATACCATCGTCGCTTATTTTTGTATTTTTCTTGTGGGTTTAATGACGATATTGGTGACTTACCAAGTTGTGACCCGTTACCTATTTAACGATCCTAGTGCAGTCAGTGAAGTGCTTTCTCGCTACCTATTTATCTGGTTAATTTTAATTGGTAGTGCTTATGTGTTTGGATTACGTGAACATATTGCGATTACGTTTATGCGTGATCGGATGCCCTATAAAGTCCGTATTTGCCTTGAAATTTTAGGTGAGTTTGCCACAACCGCTTTTGTGTTATTGGTACTCACTATTGGTGGTTACATCGGTATGAGCCGCCAAATGGGACAATTGGATTCGGCACTGCAAATCCCTATTGGGGTTATCTATGCAGCTATACCTATAAGCGGTGTTCTCTCTGTTTTCTATTGCTTATATAACCAATATGGATTGGTTAGACAACTTTCTTCAAAGCAAAAGGTGTAA
- a CDS encoding TRAP transporter substrate-binding protein has protein sequence MHTMNVLPKLSLISTVVVASLFLAGCGEDDKTDSPVILKTAFNQSEKNPQYKALEDFSQKLEAATGGKYKLEIHPNELLGDQRAALELVQSGAIQLAVVANPLVENYNKNFSVLAMPYIYNDSEHQRKVFTGDMLDGLFSSTKGNGFEVLTAYTAGARSMYVKGTPVQTPEDMKGRKIRVMQSDTMVKMLSCMGGTGVPMGQGEVYSAIQQGVLDGAENNEITYADLKQYEVAPSFSYTRHVMVADLLIVNEAFLNKMSPEDQATFRKLAKESTVTEFNLFNQALDTARQSAISQGATFTEVDIKPFQERCKPLQESMLTTPEQKDIYNKIRALAN, from the coding sequence ATGCATACAATGAATGTTTTGCCTAAGTTATCTCTTATCAGCACCGTTGTAGTCGCTAGTCTTTTTTTAGCGGGATGTGGTGAAGATGACAAAACAGATAGTCCTGTTATTTTGAAAACGGCTTTTAACCAATCTGAAAAAAATCCTCAATACAAAGCATTGGAAGATTTTAGTCAAAAATTAGAAGCTGCTACGGGGGGTAAATATAAACTCGAAATTCATCCTAATGAATTATTGGGTGACCAACGTGCCGCTCTTGAATTAGTTCAATCAGGTGCCATTCAATTGGCTGTGGTTGCCAATCCTCTTGTTGAAAACTACAACAAAAACTTCTCTGTTCTGGCGATGCCTTACATCTATAACGACTCAGAACACCAAAGAAAAGTTTTTACAGGCGATATGTTAGATGGCCTATTTAGCTCAACCAAAGGAAATGGTTTCGAGGTACTTACTGCCTATACCGCAGGTGCTCGTAGTATGTATGTGAAGGGAACACCTGTTCAAACACCTGAAGATATGAAAGGAAGAAAGATCCGGGTCATGCAATCTGACACTATGGTGAAAATGTTATCTTGCATGGGTGGAACAGGTGTTCCTATGGGACAGGGTGAAGTTTATTCCGCTATCCAACAAGGTGTTCTTGATGGCGCTGAGAATAATGAAATCACTTATGCTGACTTAAAACAGTATGAAGTTGCACCGAGTTTCTCTTATACCCGCCATGTCATGGTTGCCGACTTACTTATCGTGAATGAAGCATTCTTAAATAAGATGAGCCCTGAAGATCAGGCGACTTTCCGTAAGTTAGCAAAAGAAAGTACGGTTACTGAGTTTAATTTATTTAACCAAGCGTTAGACACTGCCCGACAATCTGCTATTAGCCAAGGTGCAACATTTACTGAGGTTGATATCAAGCCATTCCAAGAGCGTTGTAAACCGCTGCAAGAATCGATGCTGACCACACCAGAACAGAAAGATATCTACAATAAGATCCGCGCATTAGCCAACTAA